One window of the Allosaccharopolyspora coralli genome contains the following:
- a CDS encoding pseudouridine synthase, which produces MRRRQRPPLAQRHGLDPARIRLPGHGPWATLGEHLRERLPMIAPERLDAMFRNGEIVDLHGPVTADAPFVPHSAVWFHRDLPHEVPVPFEIPIVHRDEDLLVVDKPPFLSTIPRGKHVLQTALVRLRHELGLPDLSPAHRLDRMTSGLLMFVVRPELRGAYQTLFARRRVHKEYEAVASVDPKLELPRTVRSRIVKERGVLTAEEVPGEPNSETYVELLEQRDGLGRYRLLPRTGRTHQLRVHLNSLGVPILGDTFYPQVYERALDDFTRPLQLRSAVLEFRDPRSGLNRRFEADTTLQAWTDYPAWAG; this is translated from the coding sequence ATGCGACGGAGACAGCGGCCGCCGTTGGCGCAGCGCCACGGCCTCGACCCGGCGCGGATACGCCTGCCTGGCCACGGGCCGTGGGCCACGCTCGGTGAACACCTTCGGGAGCGGCTACCGATGATCGCCCCGGAGCGGCTCGACGCGATGTTCCGCAACGGCGAGATCGTCGACCTCCACGGCCCGGTCACCGCGGACGCACCGTTCGTGCCGCACTCGGCGGTGTGGTTCCACCGCGACCTGCCGCACGAGGTGCCGGTGCCGTTCGAGATTCCGATCGTGCACCGTGACGAGGACCTGCTCGTGGTGGACAAGCCGCCGTTCCTGTCCACGATCCCGCGCGGCAAGCACGTGCTGCAGACCGCGCTGGTGCGGCTGCGCCACGAACTCGGCCTACCCGACCTGAGCCCGGCGCACCGGCTCGACCGGATGACCTCGGGTCTGCTGATGTTCGTCGTGCGGCCCGAACTGCGCGGCGCGTACCAGACACTGTTCGCGCGACGGCGGGTTCACAAGGAGTACGAGGCCGTGGCGTCGGTGGACCCGAAACTCGAACTGCCGCGCACGGTGCGCAGCCGCATCGTCAAGGAACGCGGCGTGCTCACCGCCGAAGAAGTTCCCGGCGAACCCAACAGCGAGACCTACGTGGAACTGCTGGAACAACGCGACGGCTTGGGTCGATACCGGCTCCTCCCCCGGACCGGGCGCACCCACCAGCTCCGTGTGCATCTGAACAGCCTCGGAGTGCCGATCCTCGGAGACACGTTCTACCCGCAGGTGTACGAACGCGCGCTGGACGATTTCACGCGGCCGTTGCAGCTGCGGTCGGCGGTGCTCGAGTTCCGCGACCCCCGCAGCGGCCTGAACCGGCGATTCGAGGCAGACACCACGTTGCAGGCGTGGACCGACTATCCGGCCTGGGCGGGCTGA
- a CDS encoding ArsR/SmtB family transcription factor codes for MLRMTFAPDDLHRIRVMPRPDPMWELTLSVHRLRPGQPNSAAQNSWSRQIEAVTGTESPSRDLLSLLIPPQGNFPDFLTPADSRDGFEAALDAVLDTPARQWQQELSGALESHTALPDWAPDLTSPGRSSRMLVDSALRDYFRRYVQPYWPGIQRHVAADFTTRSGHLAAGGTGALLARLSSRIRWDWPVLEADYPVDHEIDLRGRGLTLIPSFFCAGVPVTLADPDLEPVLVYPVTGVDIRPATVTPGDPRMRALAEVVGTTRAQILAALDDPCSTGVLATRVERSAASASEQVGLLRAAGLVHTSRRGQRVRHELTVMGRRLLHAPAAPPPSH; via the coding sequence GTGCTGAGGATGACGTTCGCACCGGACGACCTCCACCGGATCCGGGTGATGCCGCGCCCGGACCCGATGTGGGAGCTCACCCTGAGTGTGCACCGCCTGCGTCCCGGCCAGCCCAACAGCGCGGCGCAGAACTCGTGGAGCAGGCAGATCGAGGCCGTCACCGGCACCGAGTCCCCCAGCCGGGACCTGCTGTCGCTGCTCATCCCGCCGCAGGGCAACTTCCCGGACTTCCTCACCCCCGCCGACTCGCGCGACGGATTCGAGGCGGCGCTGGACGCCGTGCTCGACACGCCCGCGCGCCAGTGGCAGCAGGAGCTCAGCGGCGCGCTGGAGAGCCACACCGCACTGCCGGACTGGGCGCCGGACCTGACCAGCCCGGGCCGGTCGAGCAGGATGCTCGTCGACAGCGCGTTGCGAGACTACTTCCGACGCTACGTCCAGCCGTACTGGCCGGGCATCCAACGTCACGTCGCCGCGGACTTCACCACGCGCAGCGGCCACCTCGCCGCCGGCGGGACGGGCGCGCTGCTGGCGCGTCTGTCGTCCCGGATCCGCTGGGACTGGCCGGTGCTCGAAGCCGACTATCCCGTGGACCACGAGATCGACTTGCGGGGACGCGGCCTCACGCTGATCCCGTCGTTCTTCTGCGCAGGTGTGCCCGTCACGCTCGCCGACCCCGATCTCGAACCGGTACTGGTCTATCCGGTGACCGGCGTCGACATCCGGCCCGCGACAGTCACGCCCGGCGACCCGCGGATGCGGGCGCTGGCGGAGGTCGTCGGTACGACGCGCGCGCAGATCCTCGCCGCGCTCGACGACCCGTGTTCGACGGGTGTCCTCGCCACCCGCGTGGAACGCTCCGCCGCCTCGGCCAGCGAACAGGTCGGGTTGCTCCGTGCCGCCGGACTCGTGCACACGAGCCGACGCGGGCAACGCGTGCGCCACGAACTCACGGTGATGGGGCGGCGGCTGCTGCATGCACCCGCCGCCCCGCCCCCCAGTCACTGA
- a CDS encoding S8 family serine peptidase yields MRKSAAVAFAACAALSVGMMPAYAAPADDASQQTGDYIVVLEQGADAPALAQQAVQGLGAEVTNVFRTAVNGYSATLTREAKDRLEADPNVAYVQEDKEVRAFAQPSPQAQVTPTGIDRSEADQSPTAAIDGNDDRVDVDVAVIDTGVDLDHPDLNVNQEGAKNCSLLGLTPDDMNGHGSHVAGTVGALDNGDGVVGMAPGARIWPVKVLNALGAGSTSDVICGIDYVAANADKIEVANMSLGGQGTDDGNCGRTNGDAQHEAICNAVGAGVTFVVAAGNDSADAANSTPAAYDEVITTSALADFNGQPGGGAAATCREDVDDTFADFSNFGPDIDLIAPGTCIDSTWMNGGRNTISGTSMASPHVAGAAALHKATNPGDTPAQVQSALQAAGTNDWIFPSEDPDGTQEPLLNVDGF; encoded by the coding sequence ATGAGAAAGAGTGCAGCAGTCGCGTTCGCGGCCTGCGCCGCGCTGAGCGTGGGGATGATGCCCGCGTACGCAGCGCCCGCCGACGACGCGAGCCAGCAGACGGGCGACTACATCGTCGTGCTCGAGCAGGGTGCCGACGCGCCCGCATTGGCCCAGCAGGCCGTGCAAGGCCTCGGCGCCGAGGTCACCAACGTCTTCCGGACCGCGGTCAACGGCTACTCCGCGACGCTGACCCGCGAGGCGAAAGACCGCCTCGAAGCGGACCCGAACGTCGCGTACGTGCAGGAGGACAAGGAAGTCCGCGCGTTCGCCCAACCGAGCCCGCAGGCTCAGGTGACGCCGACCGGCATCGACCGCTCCGAGGCCGACCAGAGCCCGACCGCGGCCATCGACGGCAACGACGACCGTGTGGACGTCGACGTGGCCGTCATCGACACCGGTGTCGACCTCGACCACCCGGACCTCAACGTGAATCAGGAAGGCGCGAAGAACTGCTCGCTGCTCGGCCTCACGCCGGACGACATGAACGGGCACGGCAGTCACGTCGCGGGCACGGTCGGCGCCCTCGACAACGGTGACGGCGTCGTCGGCATGGCTCCCGGGGCGCGGATCTGGCCGGTGAAGGTCCTCAACGCGCTCGGCGCGGGCAGCACCTCCGACGTGATCTGCGGGATCGACTACGTCGCCGCGAACGCCGACAAGATCGAGGTCGCCAACATGAGCCTCGGCGGCCAAGGCACCGATGACGGCAACTGCGGCCGGACCAACGGCGACGCGCAACACGAGGCGATCTGCAACGCCGTCGGCGCGGGCGTCACGTTCGTCGTCGCGGCGGGCAACGACTCCGCCGACGCCGCGAACTCCACACCCGCGGCCTACGACGAGGTCATCACCACCAGCGCACTGGCCGACTTCAACGGTCAGCCCGGCGGCGGTGCGGCCGCGACGTGCCGGGAGGACGTCGACGACACCTTCGCTGACTTCTCCAACTTCGGCCCGGACATCGACCTGATCGCACCCGGCACGTGCATCGACTCGACGTGGATGAACGGCGGCCGGAACACGATCTCCGGAACGTCGATGGCCAGCCCGCACGTCGCGGGCGCGGCGGCACTGCACAAGGCGACCAACCCGGGCGACACGCCCGCGCAGGTGCAGTCCGCGCTGCAGGCGGCCGGGACGAACGACTGGATCTTCCCGTCCGAGGACCCTGACGGAACGCAGGAGCCACTGCTCAACGTCGACGGATTCTGA